GCCGCCACCACGCGCGTCCCCGCCGCTCGGCATCATCGTTTCGTCCGCGACTGCAACTGGCGTAGCCGACGAAAAAGCTCAGCAGCGCGCCACCCATGCAGCTAGACAGCAGCATGTCCGATACGCCCGCCCGCGCCCATATAACCATTAGCAAATTCAACGCGATCGCTGCCGAACCAAATGCGGCCGCCATCCAACGCTGCAAGCGCGTTGCCGCCCCACCACTGCCGAAGCGCTGCAGAACGTAAAAGCCAAATCCGGTCAGCGCGGTTGCACTCAATGCCGAGGGCAGTCGCGTCGTCCATGCATTCGGTCCAAAGGCGCTATAGCCTAATGCCATCAGCCAATATACGAGGGGGGGCTTATCAAAGCGCGTCGCGCCATTGTAGTAAGGCGTGACCCAATCGCCGGTCGCCGCCATCTGACGGGCTGCCTCGGCAAAAAGCGGTTCGGTTTCGTCGACCAGTCCCGTACTGCCCAACTGCCACCAAAATGCCAGCCCGCAGAGTGGGATCGACCACGCGGCTGCGATCGCCCACCCCATCCAGGCTGCGTCTGATTTTTCAATCAACTTCATATGTACCGGGCGTCATACGTACTACCGCGCGTTGCGCTCGGGTTGAACTCGGATAGCGATCGAAGGGCGCGGCTGCTGGCCTATCCAGAACGAACAGCATCCAAACGCGCACCTGGCGAGATGCCAGCTCTAGACTTTACCTTAACCAAGGGGCGACCGAACCTACTCCGCGTAACCATCGTCTTGCTACCGAGGACTGCAACTGCGCCTCCCATTCGGGAGATACTCGATAGATATCATTGCCGATACGATCCCGATACTATGCAAAATACCCGCCTGACATTGCTAACACGCACTGCAGGCGATCGCCTGCAGCAGTTTTTCGTCAATCCCTGGCGGCGGCTGAGCGCGATCGCGATCGGCTCGCTCTCGGGCTTTTTCCTGGGTTCGGCAATTACATTGACGACCGGTCAACGCGGCACAAACGATTTACTGGCGGCTGCCCTGCTACTGTTATTTGTCGAGTTAGTGAACTTCCGCGTCTACCGTCTTCCGCCTGCAAGGGGGGGCAATACACCACCACGCCCGCTCTGGGTCGAAACCCTATCCGCGCTCAAGCTCGGGCTTACCTTCTGCCTCTTCCTCGAAGCCTTCAAGCTCGGATCCTAAACCGTGTTCCCGTTACCTGACCCCGCACGCGACTTGTTGGAAAAGTGGGCATCTGGCCTGCAGCCGACTGCAGCCGACTGCGATAGCTTAATCGCGTTGGAACTAGCCGATCGCGATCGCGCCCGAGCGTTCGGAATCGACGCCAGCAACTGCGGCGATCGTTTGCGAGCCCGCGCTCGCGCTTTCGCTGCCGATCTCAACGCGGTTAAACCCCTCATAGAGCAACTCGGCTTGCCTTTGGAGCGGGTGTTGGATTACTTATGGTGGGTTTGGCTGCCGCTGGTAGAGCGGATTGCCAGCGAGCGCGTTCAATTCGGACGCCCCCTGGTTTGGGGCATTTTGGGGCTGCAGGGTACGGGTAAAACGACACTTGCCATCTTATGTCGAGCGCTTTTAGCGCGCCGGGGTAAGCGCGCACTCGGACTGTCAATTGACGATCTCTACAAAACTTACGCCGAGCGCCAGCAACTCCAGCAAGCCGATCCGCGCTTGGTGTATCGCGGTCCGCCCGGTACTCACGACATCCCCCTCGGCATCGACCTGCTCGATCGCATCCGGGCAGGAGCAAAGCCATTGACCGTAACTCGCTTTGACAAGTCAGCTTGCAATGGTGCTGGCGATCGCGCAACGCCCGAGCGGGTCTTCGAGGCGATCGACATCCTTTTGTTTGAGGGCTGGTTTGTTGGCGTCCCCCCTCTTCCCGAGAACACCTTCACCAACCCCTCGCTGCCACTTCCGATCGTGTCGCCTGCCGATCGTCAATT
This genomic stretch from Rubidibacter lacunae KORDI 51-2 harbors:
- a CDS encoding putative kinase, which encodes MFPLPDPARDLLEKWASGLQPTAADCDSLIALELADRDRARAFGIDASNCGDRLRARARAFAADLNAVKPLIEQLGLPLERVLDYLWWVWLPLVERIASERVQFGRPLVWGILGLQGTGKTTLAILCRALLARRGKRALGLSIDDLYKTYAERQQLQQADPRLVYRGPPGTHDIPLGIDLLDRIRAGAKPLTVTRFDKSACNGAGDRATPERVFEAIDILLFEGWFVGVPPLPENTFTNPSLPLPIVSPADRQFARDTNARLRDYLPLWQRLDRLLVLYPQDYRLSKRWRREAEAQRIATGGAGMNPDAVDRFVDYFWRALHPELFVAPLLKTPSIADLVVEVLPDRSPGRVYSPKGSCGSRSRSETVSTGLTVTEVSPPSDRKFE
- a CDS encoding DUF565 domain-containing protein, whose protein sequence is MQNTRLTLLTRTAGDRLQQFFVNPWRRLSAIAIGSLSGFFLGSAITLTTGQRGTNDLLAAALLLLFVELVNFRVYRLPPARGGNTPPRPLWVETLSALKLGLTFCLFLEAFKLGS